The DNA region GTGTTCGGGCAACAGATCAAGGCCGGGCATCCGGAATATGCGCTGTATGGTTTTACGATCTACTATGTCATCTGTCTCATACTTAACTGGTGGTACTATGACCGGGGTGATTCAGGCATCCGATGCTGATACGGCCCGGCACCTGTAAAATGATATCAAGAAATGATGCTGATATGAAAAAATGGAATACAACCAAACCGTTGATCCTTCTGACCGCATGCATATGCGGCGCCCTGGATCTGTCCGCCCAGTTTGTCCTGTCGGGTGAGATCCGCCCGCGGACGGAATACCTGCATGGATTTAAGACCCTGGCAAAGGAGACACAGGATCCGGCGTTCTGGACGGAGCAGCGCTCCCGTCTCAGGTTTGACTACACATCGGATCTGTATGACGTAGGCATCGTGTTGCAGGATATCAGGATTTGGGGAAGCACATCCCAGCTTAACAGGTCCGATGCACTCAGTTCCATCCACGAAGCCTGGGCCGCCATCCGGCTCTGTGAGAACTTCTCCTTAAAAGCAGGCCGGCAGGAAGTGGCGTACGACGACCACCGTATATTCGGCAATGTGGGGTGGGCCCAGCAGGCCAGAAGCCATGACCTGGTGAGATTGCAATATAAGGACAGCACAGGCGCGCTGGACCTCGGCCTGGCATTCAACCAGGATGCGGCACAACTGACCACCCACGTGTACACGGTTCCGAACAGCTACAAAACACTGCAATACCTGTGGTGGCATAAGAACTTCAGCGAAGCTTTCGGGGCAAGCATCCTGTTCCTGAATAACGGCCTGCAATATTCGGTCACGGATACCGCAGGTGTGACCAGTTACAGTGTTCAGTACAGCCAGACCGCAGGCACTTACCTTTCTTATAAAACAGAGAAGTTAAAATTGTCCGGCAGCGCTTATTACCAAACCGGAAAGGATGGCACCGGTAAAGACCTGGGTGCCTACCAGGCCAGTGCGGAAGCCAACTACAGGATCTCCGGCGGATTCTCTCTCGGGGCAGGCTATGAACGGCTTTCCGGAACCAGCCAGGTGGACAAGGCCAACACGGAAAACAACTCCTTCAATCCGCTTTACGGAACAAATCATAAGTTCAACGGGTTCATGGATTACTTCTATGTAGGAAATCATACCAACGGCGTCGGGCTCCAGGATAGCTATTTCAGGATGCTTTATAAATACAAGAAGCTATCGGCAGGACTGGATGTTCACCTGTTCTCTTCGGCGGCGGATATACTGGATGTGGAGGAATGGGCCTCCACCGGCCAGTACCGGGTCATGTCATCCGCCCTGGGAACCGAGTTCGATGCCACCTTTATATACAAACTTTCCGATGAGGTATCCCTGCAGGCAGGCTATTCTCAAATGTTTGCGACGGAGTCCATGGAGGCTCTCAAGGGAGGTAGTAAGGATGAGATCAATAACTGGGCTTACCTGATGATCACTGTCAAGCCTGTGTTTTATAAAAGCAAGGACCAATAAACAAAGCATGAAAGGAAGAAAATGAGCAGTCAATGGAAGCAGATGATGTGGGCTGGTATAATGGCGGGTATGCTTTCAGCCTGCCACAAGCATCCCGTCATGCCGGACATGGGATCGGTTAACCTGGCCGTGAATTACGAGGTCGACGGGGCGGCGCTGATCCCCGATACCATGATCTATACCAATGCCGCAGGCAACCTGTACAGCGTATCCAGGCTGGAATACTACATCTCAGATGTCACCTTCATTGCGGAGGATGGGGAGAACCATACGGATAAACGGATCCAATACATCAGTGCATTCAGTGGTCCGACCAATGCATGGAGCATAGAGAACATTCCCGCAAAGAACTATACCGGCATCACCTTTCTGGTGGGACTGAACAGCGATGCCAATAAAACGGGCTACCTGCCGCCAACGATGGAGAATGTGAATATGGCATGGCCCGACCAGATGGGCGGCGGCTATCACTTCCTCAAGCTGGAAGGGCATTTTATGGATAGCCTGAATCATATGTCGGGCTATGCCCTTCACGTCGGCATGGCGTCATGTCTTATCACCGTATCCATCGAACATCCTTTCACCGTGAAATACAAGAACCAGCGGATGACACTGGCCATGAACATCAATCAATGGTTCGGCCATCCGCATATATTCGATCTCGATCTTGTGAACTACACCATGGGAAACAAGCCCAGGATGCTTGAGGTCGCTCAGAACGGCAGCCATGCCTTTACACTTCGATGAAAAGGATGAAAGCTATACAATATTCATGGTTTTTCGCCCTGGCGATGGCAGGGGCTCTGATGATGACTGCGGTGTCCTGTCGTAAGCCGGAAGAGAAGGAGCCGCCCGGAGAAGTATATTCGCCCACTCCCTACCACCCGGCGTATCCTTCGCATTTTCCTTTCATGACGGATACAGCTGAAAACCCCCTTACAAAAGAAGGTGTGGAACTCGGACGCCGGTTGTACTATGATGAAAAGTTGTCGTTCAACGGCCCCAACGAAGGCGCTTCCTGTTCTTCATGCCATCACCAGTCTTCTTCGTTTACCATCAATGCGGGAGGCACCGCGGTGCTTCCCCATGTCAATCTCGGATGGAACAAGACGTTCCTGTGGGAGGGAAAGGTGGAAGGTACACTGGAAGATGTCATGCGTTTTGAAGTGGAGGTGTTTTTCAATACCGAGCTGGAGGTGTTGAAAAACGATCCGCTTTATCCGTCCCTGTTCAGAAAGGCCTTCGGCGCCGGGGAGATCACGTATGAAAGAACGGCGTTTGCCCTGGCGCAATTTGTCCGGACATTGGTCTCCGGCAACAGCAAGATGGATCGCTGGTACAGGCATGAGGTCAACCTGTCCGATGCGGAGATGCGCGGCCTGAACCTGTTCTTTACCGAACGGGGCGATTGCTTTCATTGTCATTCTTTTCCTCTCACCTCCGACAACAGCTTCCACAATATCGGTCTTGATTCCGTATTTTCCGGCGCTTCCATGGGGAGGTACAATGTCACCGGAGACCCGGCGGACATGGGGAAATTCAAAACGCCCACCCTCCGCAACATCGAACTGACGGCACCCTATATGCACGACGGAAGATTCGCCACGCTTGAGGAAGTGGTGGAGCATTATAGCAGCGGGGTCAAATATTCGATTACCCTCGATCCGATCATGACGAAGCAGGGAAAATGGTTGCACCTTAACCTTACCACCCAGGAAAAGGCCGACCTTGTGGCTTTCCTCAAAACCTTTACGGATACTTCCTTTATTTCCGACCCCCGGTTGGGTTCTCCGTTCTGAGCTCCCTGTATTGTGTATAGCGTTATCCCAGCCTATGCATTAGAAAGCGCTTTTCGCGCTGATCTATATGTATTAACTGGGGTTATACATCAGTAGGCGAAGTACGAGCCGAAATACCGGCATGCTTTCGTGTCAGGTATTTTAAGGGGCAACGCGTTAATAGTTATAATATGACAAATATCATTTTTAAAAAGAAGATATCGGCCGTTATTTACCATAATAAATAACGGAACTATGCGCGTCATCGACAGAACAACAGGAAAACGCATCAACCAGGCAGACAAGGAAGCCAGCAAGGCATTGAACAGTTCGGATCCCATCATGCGGAATGCTGAGAAGGGCCTGGACCTGGAAGAGCATTCACCCATGGATCCGCCCGATGCCTACGATGGCTCCGTGGTGGATGGGATCGGGTATGACCAGATGCACAGACTGCTTCAGCACTACATGGACGAACATAGAACGGTGACCGGGAAACTGGACCAGTTCGAGAAAGCGCTGGCCGCCTTCAAGGAAAACCACTACCGGATGGATGCGGAGATCAATAAAGTCTTCGGTGAGTTTTTTAATTATTTCGATCACCATATCCTCGATCACAACCAGCGTGAGGAAAAACAATTGTTTCCCCTGCTTCATGAACGGTTGCTGGCATCCGAAGAGCACGGTGAAGGCCTGAACCCGCGTACCGCCGTGGATATGATGGAAGACGACCATGTCAAATTCATTCAGCTCGGATCCCTGGCCTTTAATATGCTGGGCCTGGCAGCCCGGTTGCAGGATGAACGGTCCCGTATGTTCGTATACGATACGGCATACAATAACGGCCGTGAACTGATCGAGATGTTGCGACTCCATATTTACAGGGAAGACCATATCCTGTTCCCGCTGGCGCATCAGCTGATCACCCGGGAGGAGTTTGAAAAGTTACAGCCCGTACAGGAGAAGTAATCTTCCCGTACGGGAGAAGCAGTCACCGGATGTTAAACAATGCATCACATCACCCGATCCCTCCCCCGGAGGATGCCCCGATGGACCTGCTGGTCGATTCGTTCGGCAGAAGGCACGATTACCTGAGGATGTCCCTGACCGAGCGCTGCAACCTCCGCTGTTTTTACTGCATGCCGGAGGAGGGTATCCCCCTGAGGGACAAGGCGCATTTCATGCGGGACGAAGAGGTGTTCCGGATAGCTGAGACCTTCGTGCGGCTGGGTGTGAAGAAGATCAGGCTGACAGGAGGAGAACCCCTCGTCAGGAGAGGTGCAGGGGAGATCATCAGGGCGCTTGGAACACTGCCTGTTGAACTGGCGGTGACCACCAACGGTATTCTTATCGATCAGCATATCGATGCTTTGAGGGATGCCGGCGTCCGGGCGGTTAATGTGAGCCTGGATTCGCTGAAGGAACAGCGGCAGGCCATGATCAGCAGAAGGAACTACTTTGACAGGATCATGACGAATATCCGCATGCTGCTGAACGAAAACTTCCATCTTAAGATCAATGTGGTGGTGATGAAGGGCGTGAACGATGATGAACTGGTGGATTTCGTAGAGTTGACCAGAGACCGTCCCGTACACATCCGCTTCATTGAATTCATGCCTTTCCAGGGCAATCAATGGAACTGGGCAAAGGGGGTGGGGTATGAGGAAATGGTCACCGCCATCAGGACCCATTACGGGGAAACCTCCGTTTCCAGGTTGATGGAAAAGCCCAATGAAACGGCAAAGTGCTTCGGAGTGCGGGGGTATGCGGGCAGCTTCGGGGTCATCAGTTCCGTGACCCACCCGTTTTGCAATACTTGCAACCGCATCAGGATCACCGCCGACGGGAAGATGAAAAATTGCCTTTTCTCTTCTTCCGAAACAGACCTTCTTACCCCCCTCCGGAACGGAGAGGATATTGTCCCGCCGATCGTCCGCTCCATCGTCTCCAAGTATGCTCAAAGGGGAGGGATGGATGTATTCACAGGCACGGTCGATCCCCGGCGGATCGATAAGAACAGAAGCATGGTGGCGATCGGAGGATGAAGTGAGTGACAATAATCATGAGCAGCCAAATAACCAGACGGATCATGGAGCCGAAAAAAGTCAAAGAATCCCTTACAGTCATGTGTGAATTCGTTTTGCCTGATGATGCGAATACATTGGGCAATTTGAGGGGAGGGAAACTGATCGATTGGATGGATATCGCCGGAGAGATCACCGCTCAGAGGCATTCAGGGATGGAAGCGGTAACAGCTTCCATCGCACAGGTCACCTTCCGAAAGGCGATCCGGGTAGGTGATATCGTGACCATCAAAGCAAGAATGACCAGGACATTCCGTACTTCCATGGAAATAAAAGTGGAAGTGTGGGCGGAGAACAGAGCCAGGCCCAGGCGTGTCAGAACTAATGAAGCCATCTTTACCTATGTGGCGGTGGATGCCGGCGGAAAGACCACTCCCGTTCCCGGGATCATCCCCGTTGGCGAAAAGGAAAAGTTGTTATATGAGGAGGCTGGAAAGAGAAGAAAGAACAATGGGACTCATCCCTGACATAACGGGTGGATCATACCCGTGGAAAGGGGATAAAACGTTATTTTTATATGATGCGATCCAGGGAGTATATTGAAGTTCCTTCCTGCAGGGAGTGCAAAGGCCGGAAGGACCATCTGCTTTTTTGTGCGCTCTCGGAACAGGAACTCGACCGGTTTTCGGAAGATAAAGGGGAGAACTTTTACCGGAAGGGACAGGTGATCTTTTACGAGGGGAACAGGGGGCACGGTTTGTTTTGTGTGTACCGGGGAAAGGTGAAGGTCCATAAGATGGGAGAGGATGCGAAGGAGCAGATCGTGCGATTTGCCAAAGAGGGAGATGTACTGGGATACAGGTCGCTGCTGGGAGATGAGCCTTATAATGCGACGGCCACCGCCATTGAAGACAGCATCATTTGTTACATCCCCAAGAGTAGGTTCCTGGAAGCGCTGGGAAGCAACAGCGATTTTTCATTCAGGACCATCCGGATGCTGGCACACGACCTGAAGGAGTCGGAGAAAAAGCTCATCAACATCACCCAAAAGCCGGTCGTGGAAAGGATCGCTGAAGCGCTCCTCATCCTCAAGGAAAAGTTCGGGTTCAGGGAGGATGAGAGAACCCTGGACGTGGTTCTCACCCGCAGGGAGATCGGCGATCTGGCCGGCGTCACCACCGAGACCACCATCCGTACACTTTCCGACCTGAACAAGAAGGGGATCCTCGGGATCCATGGCAAGCGCATCGAACTCGTCAATCTTCCCCAACTGATCCGGATGGCCAATCTCATCGATTGACAGATTTTACCATAGCCCGCAATCGTACGGCATCATAGGCCCATATGATGCAGGTCATAGCCTTTGGCAGCCTCCCAGGCTAAATTTGACTCTCCGGTTTTTAAATGAATTGTTCATCTCAAGCGCACTGACCTTGTTAACGGGAAACCTTTCTTTATTGGAAGAATATGCATTGAAGCATAACCTGGAGACTGCCCTCTACCGACCGGGAGATCCCATATTTACGGAAGGCGGAAGTGTGGATGGGGTCTATTATATCGTGAATCAGTACGCCCGGATCGTCAGGCAAAATGAGAACGGTGAAGGTATATTCCTGTTTACCGCCGCAAGCCGGGAACTGATCGGGCTGACCTCATTCCTGCAAAGGGAAAAGAGATATTCATGCTCTGCCATAGCGGGCGAACGATCATGCAGCGCCATTTTCTTTCCGAGGGCGGCGTTTTCCGGTTTGCTTCAGCAACAACCCGGACTGAGGCACGAACTTATGCAGGTCCTGTGCAAACGTATCCGGTGGATAGAGATCCGAACCAAAAGCATGCTCCATCAGAATACAGACAGAAGGTTGACGGACACATTGCTGTTTCTTTGGAAGATGGAGAATGACGGCAGCCGTTCCGCTTCTTCAAGTTCCGCCAGGATATGCTATTCTCCTGCAGAGCTGGCAGGAATGATCGGCACCTCGGAGGATTATCTGAAAAAAAGACTCGGGGAGATGAGGTCCAGGGGACTGATTGACTTCGGCAAAGACTGGATGGTGATACTGAATGCGGACCGGTTAAGGATATAAAACCCTTCTCATTTGTAGGCGTTACCAATTGAGACCTCATAACGAAGTTCTAATGCATAACATGCTGGCCTATTTACAGAATGATCTTACCGTCATATCTTGTGTACGGCATGGCGATTCGACGGTCCCGATTCCGATCCCCGATAACTATCGGTATAGTCATGTCGATACCAGGCTTTCATTGCACACCCCGTAGGGGTGATACATCGGTAGAATATCATGTTCAAGGGAATGAAAGAAACCGCCCCCGCCCCGGCTAATTATGATTTTCGCTATGCATTCTGCAAAACATAGCCGGGGCGGGGGCGGTTTCCCGATCTCGTGAGGGCATTCAGTGCTACCATTATATCACCCCTACGGGGTGGTCGTACGGTTTATCTTTTCCGGGAAAAGACCTCTAGCTTAGCAGCAACACTGTTCTTTCTTCAGCAGCAAAACACAGGATCAAAAGCCGGGGAATCTTCCCGGGCATGACCGGCAACCCCTTCCTCCCATCGGGGAAGAAGGAGGAAGGGGGCATACCGGTAGTTACAACAACGACATAGCAAGAAGGGAAATCATGCAGTGTTGGCCTGCTATATACCCTGTTGTTGTGATTCTTCAGTGGTTTCCCGGTTTCCGTCCGAAATAATACGCCTTTGAGTTCCGGATCGATTTTCTGCTCCAGTTCCAGATGACGAGCTGGTATCCGCGCCAGATATAATCGACCGGCGCCACCAGGAAGTGCACGAACCTTGTGAAAGGAATGATCGCGATCATAAAGAAGGCGGAGAAGATGTGGATCTGGACCACCCAGGGCATGGCGCTTACGGCGGCGATGTCGGGATTAAAGGCGAACACCGATCTCAGGTACGGGGTTAGTACGGCTGCGAACCAGGATGATCCCCACCGGCTGAAATAGGCAATGCCCAATCCGGATATGATCTGGGTAAGCAGTGTCACATAAACCAGCATGTCCATCTTGTTCGTTACAACCAGCACCCGGTCACTGCTCAGGCGGCGTCTGATAAGCAATACAAGGCCTGTCAGTGCGGATAGTCCAAAGGCAAAGGCGGTGACTTCCAGGATAAGCAGTCTCACCGGCTCACCGTTCCATGCCATCACGCTCCTGGGAAACAGGAAGGCAATGAGGTGACCGAAGAACAGGAACAATATCCCCCAGTGGAAAGGCTGGCTTCCCCAGAACAGTCTTTTTCTTTCCAGGAACTCGGAAGACAGCGATGAGACCTGGTAACCCCGTGCGCGATACCGGTATACGGATCCGATCAGGAAAATGACCAGCGACAGGTAGGGGAATACCGAGAAGAGTATATAGCTCAGCATCCCCGCATTGTTTGTCAGCCCGGTTTTCAACAGGTAAACAATACCTCCGGCCACTGCCAGCATGGCAATGAAAACTTCGGAATGGTTGGCCATTTTAGGCTGGGCGGCAGGTGAATATTCCCTGAGCATTTTCCTTGCCTTGATGATGGCTGAAAATGCATAGTAGAGAATGAACAACATCAAGGCAAGTAATACATACAGCATGATCTTGTTGAACATAGAAGCCGAAAGTAACGTCATGGTTGTACAGTTTTAGTGGGTCTCTTACTTGTGAACGAACAGGTGCCGCATGTTGCGCTGCCCGCGCCGTTCATCACGCTGGCATGTATGTGTTCGGGTTCGTGGTAGGGTATGTTTCTGAAGTCAGAGGTGAATACATCCAGAAGCGTTTGTATCGCGAACCTGTAAATGTTGCCGTTCTTCTGATCTTCCTGCAATACGGCGTTGTGTTTTTTCCGGAGCATCTTCGTTCTCAGTTCCATCCTGGATGCATCGAACTCTTCCATCATTTTTTTCAGGGCAGGAATGACCACCATCACGGCCAGTTCATCCAGGAGGGCTTTATCGGCGATCCGGGGGATCAGGGTCAGAACGTTCACAAGGTTGTCGGGAAGTTCCTTGCCGCACTCATTGCCTGCTTTTTGCTGTTCCCTTTTCATGTTCACCAGGAACTCTCCCCGTTTGTAATCTTCCCCGAAGATGACGAAGCCGAGGTCCAGATAGCAGATGGCCTGGATATGAAATGTTTTGGTGAACACCTCTTCCATTTCATACAGCGGGGTATGCATGGCCCAGTCGGCAAACTTCCGGAAGGTCTTTAGGGTATCCGGGTAAAGCATCTCCAGCAGGTCCCGGCATTCCGGTGTCTGCGTTCTCAGATCTTCCGACGGGTATCTGAACAGGTTCGAGAGGAGCTGGTATTGTATGTAGGTATGGGTTGCCATCGTTCTTTCCTTTACATTCCTCTTGCCGGTCTCATCTTGAACCCGAAGCCCGTTTCGCCTTTGGCATCTGCGGTGGCTTCTATCATTTCGAGGGATTCTTCCCTGTGTGCCGCCGGGATCACGAATCTTTCATCAAATGTTGCAAGCGAGGTCAGCCGGAAGATGTTATCCGCTTCCTTGGGATCCGTCTTGCCGGTCTGCAGGGCTTCCTCCACTTCTTCTTTCGGGAGGTCGCCGACGGTCACGTCCCGTCTGTGGATCTTCACCGCCAGTAGTTTCCGCAACACATCCTTGATCTTTTCTTCATTGCCGGCCGTGAACAGGGAGGCCAGGTATTTCATGGGCAGGCGATACTGGTCGATGCCGGCCCACAGGGACTTGGTGGTCGAGTCATAGATGCCGTCGCTGTCGACGCTGGCCATGGCCGGAAGCATCGGCGGCACGTAGAACAGGTTGGGTATGGTCCTGAACTCGGGGTGGAGGGGCAGGGCGATCTTCCATTGTTTTACAAACTTGTAGACCGGCGATTTCTGTGCGGCCCGGATGGTAGACTCTGCAATGCCGTTCTCCCTCGCCGCCTGGATCACCTCTTCACTGAAGGGGTCGAGGTAGATGGCCATTTGTTTATCGACCAGGTCTTTCTCATCGCAGGAAGCCACTTCCTGTATCTTATCCGCATCGTACAGCATCACGCCGAGATACCGGATCCGGCCTACGCATGAGTGCATGCAGGCAGGGGCCTGGCCTGATTCAAGACGCGGATAGCACAGAATGCATTTTTCCGATTTTCCGGTGTTCCAGTTGTAATAGCTTTTTTTGTAGGGGCAGGCGGTAACGCACATCCTCCAGGCCCTGCAACGCTCCTGGTTGATCAGCACCACGCCGTCCTCTCCGCGTTTGTAAAGGGCGCCCGAAGGACAGGAGCCCACACATGCCGGGTTCAGGCAGTGGTTACAGATCCTGGGAAGGTAATGAAACGTCATCCGTTCCAACTGGAACAAGCTTTCCTGTTCAGGTCCGCTCAGATCCTTGAAGTTCACATCGTTTCGTGCATAGTCGGGTGAACCGCTCAGATCATCGTCCCAGTTGGGCCCTGCCTGTACATCCATGGGCTTTCCTGTGACCAGGGATACCGGCCTTGCGGTGGGTTGATCGTCTCCTTCGGGCGCATCGAACAGATCAGAGTATTTGTAAGTCCATGGTTCATAATAGTCTTCCAGCACAGGCATGTGCGGGTTATGAAAGATGTTCTTGAGGCCTTTCAGTTTTCCCGCGCCCTTCAGGGATACCGTGTCTCCGTTCTTCTCCCATCCTCCCTTGTAGATGTCCTGGTCTTCCCACCTGGTGGGATAACCCGTTCCAGGCTTGGTCTCCACATTGTTCCACCACATATACTCCGCCCCTTTCCGGTCCGTCCATATGTTCTTGCATGCAATGGAGCAGGTATGGCACCCGATACATTTATCGAGGTGAAACACCATTGAGACTTGCGATCTGATATCCATGTGACTTCTTTTTAAGTGTTTATTTTAGAATTCTACCTTTTCCATCTTTCTGACCAGGACGTGTGTGTCACGGTTGGCCCCTACCGGTCCCCAGTAGTTGAAGTGATAGCTGAACTGGCCGTATCCGCCTACGAGCAGGTTGGGTTTCAGATGCACGCGTGTAAAACTGTTGTGCCCGCCTGCCCTCCGGTTGCCCCGCACCTGTGATTTGGGAACGGAGTAGGTCCTTTCGGGAGAGTGGTACACGATACACACGCCTCTCGGGATCCGGGCGCTCACACACGCCCTTGTACAGTACACGCCGTGATCGTTGTATACCTCTACCCAGTCATTGTCTTTGATGCCGATCTGCACCGCATCTTCTTCATTGATCCAGCATGGCTCCATCCCTCTCGAAAGCGTGAGCATCCTCAGGGTGTCTCCGTAGGTGGAGTGGATGTGCCATTTGCCGTGAGGTGTGAGGCAATTCAGCATTTTCGCCTTTCCGTCGTTGACGGTCTTTCTCAGGTCGCCGTATACTTCGGGAGTGGGAGAGGGCTTGTATGTGGGAAGATGTTCCCCGAACATGATGTAGCCGTCATGATCCAGGTAGAAATGTTGTCTGCCCGTGAGCGTTCTCCACGGAACGAGTTTGTCCACATTGTACGTATACGCCGCGTAAGCCCGCCCGTTGTTCATCAGTCCGGACCAGACCGGGGAGGTGTTGTACCTCCTGGGTTGGGCCTGCAGGTCTTTGTAATCGGTGCGGACATCTTTCAATCCTTCCCCGAGGTCGGCCAGTGCGAGTCCGGTCTTCTTTTCCATATTCTGGAAGGCGCGGTAGTTCAGCTTGCCGTTCGTCAGGGTGGAAAGGGTGAGTACAGCGTTGGCGGCTTCCACGTCTTCCCTGAGCGACGGGTATTCCTTTCCGTCGAACTGCCGGATATGGCTGCGGCGTTCCAGCATTTCACCATACACATCATCACACATATAATGATTGCCGTGCGCTCCTAGTCCGTTCTTTGCCACGCCTTCCCCCAGGGAGATGTACTTCTGGTAGATGAGCTTGTAATCCCTTTCCACCAGTTTCATCTTGTGCATGGTTTTGCCCGGTACGGGTTCGCATTCGCCTTTGCTCCAGTCCAGTAATCTCGGCTGGGTGATCTCGTCTGCCGAATCGTGGGTGAGCGGCAAATTCACCAGGTCGGTGACCGGCTCGGGCAGATGGGTTCTTGCCATGTCGCTCACCTTTTTGGCGATGGCCTGGAAGATCTGCCAGTCTGTTTTCGCTTCCCAGACCGGTGGAATAGCTTCCGACAGGGGGTGGATGAATGAATGGAGGTCGGTGCTGTTCAGGTCGGCTTTTTCATACCATGATGCGGTAGGAAGTACGATATCGGAGTAAAGCGCGGAGGTGTCCATTCTGAAGTTGATATCCACCACCAGGTCCATTTTGCCGGATGGAGCGCTTTCCCGGAAGATGATATCGTGCACCGATTCCCCGGCGACCTCATCGGCGATGTCATTGTGGTGGGTCCCGAGGTAGTGGTTGAGCATGTATTCATGTCCCTTGGCGCTCGACATAAGCGCATTGCCTCTCCATATGAACCAAACCCGGGGGAAGTTCACAGGATCATCCGGGTCGACCACGGAGTGAAGGAGCTGTTTAGACTTCAGCTGACCGACCACGTAATCGACGATCTCTTTTTCGTCTTTGGCGCCGTTCGCCCTGGCATCCTTCACGATATCCAGGTTGCTTTTGTTGTATTGCGGGTAGAACGGCATCCAGCCGTTGCGAACGGATTTCACCACCCAGTCGGCCGTATGCATGTTGGCCAGTTGGCTCGCATTTTCCGGGATGTTATTATAAATTTTCTGGTTGTTGTCGTACCGCCACTGGTCCGAGTTGATATAGTGCCAGATCGGCGCCTGCTGGAAGCGGTTGGCGCCCTGCCAGTCCTTGCCGGACATGATCGTGCCCCAGGAATCCACGGGAGCGAGCTTTTCCTGTCCGACGTAGTGGTTCATCCCGCCGCCGTTCTTCCCATTGCATCCTGTCAGCATTTGCGCCATGATCGATGCGCGGTACATGAGGTTGCCATGGAACCAGTGATTGATGGCAGCGCCCACGATGACCATGCATTTCCCCTGGGTCGCCTCGGCAGTATCCGCCCATTCCCTGGCGAATTTGATCACCGTTTTTCTTCCGATGCCTGTAAAGATCTCCTGCCAGGCGGGCGTATAGGCTGCCTTCTTGTCGTCGTAATCTTTGGGGTAGTCTCCGGGCAATCCCCTGCCGACCCCGTAATGCCCCATGATGACATCGTAGATGGTGGCCGCGGCGATCTTCTTCCCGTCGGTCGTTTCGATGAACTTCACCGGAACGCTGCGCAGGGTTTTGACATTCAGGCCGAATTCCTCGTATTGTACCTGGAGAACATCATCGCTTTTTCCGAGGAGGGTAAGCGCCGGATCATAGGGTTTGTCGTCCGTGCCGTTCTCATACTTCAGGTTCCATTTTCCCTTTTCCTCGTCCCAGCGGTAACCCACGGTGCCTTTTGGGGTCACCAGGTTTCCCGAGGCTTCGTCCAGGCAGAGGAATTTCCATTCGCCGTTGGATATATCCCGG from Flavobacteriales bacterium includes:
- the narI gene encoding respiratory nitrate reductase subunit gamma: MTLLSASMFNKIMLYVLLALMLFILYYAFSAIIKARKMLREYSPAAQPKMANHSEVFIAMLAVAGGIVYLLKTGLTNNAGMLSYILFSVFPYLSLVIFLIGSVYRYRARGYQVSSLSSEFLERKRLFWGSQPFHWGILFLFFGHLIAFLFPRSVMAWNGEPVRLLILEVTAFAFGLSALTGLVLLIRRRLSSDRVLVVTNKMDMLVYVTLLTQIISGLGIAYFSRWGSSWFAAVLTPYLRSVFAFNPDIAAVSAMPWVVQIHIFSAFFMIAIIPFTRFVHFLVAPVDYIWRGYQLVIWNWSRKSIRNSKAYYFGRKPGNH
- the narH gene encoding nitrate reductase subunit beta, with the translated sequence MDIRSQVSMVFHLDKCIGCHTCSIACKNIWTDRKGAEYMWWNNVETKPGTGYPTRWEDQDIYKGGWEKNGDTVSLKGAGKLKGLKNIFHNPHMPVLEDYYEPWTYKYSDLFDAPEGDDQPTARPVSLVTGKPMDVQAGPNWDDDLSGSPDYARNDVNFKDLSGPEQESLFQLERMTFHYLPRICNHCLNPACVGSCPSGALYKRGEDGVVLINQERCRAWRMCVTACPYKKSYYNWNTGKSEKCILCYPRLESGQAPACMHSCVGRIRYLGVMLYDADKIQEVASCDEKDLVDKQMAIYLDPFSEEVIQAARENGIAESTIRAAQKSPVYKFVKQWKIALPLHPEFRTIPNLFYVPPMLPAMASVDSDGIYDSTTKSLWAGIDQYRLPMKYLASLFTAGNEEKIKDVLRKLLAVKIHRRDVTVGDLPKEEVEEALQTGKTDPKEADNIFRLTSLATFDERFVIPAAHREESLEMIEATADAKGETGFGFKMRPARGM
- a CDS encoding nitrate reductase subunit alpha, whose translation is MSWIEDIISPKTRKWEEFYRNRWQYDKVIRSTHGVNCTGGCSWNIHVKDGIVVWEMQALDYPLLENGLPPYEPRGCQRGISYSWYLYSPIRVKYPLIRGALLDIFQEEKKRTNGDPLQAWENIQENPKKRTRYQKARGKGGFRRAHWDDVLELIAASNLYTVKKYGPDRIIGFSPIPAMSMLSYASGARYLQLMGGVNLSFYDWYCDLPCAYPEIWGEQTDVCESADWYNSKFCVSMGANLGMTRTPDIHFFSEARHNGTKTVVMSPDFSMVAKHADQWIPCHAGSDGAFWMAVTHVILKEWHVDKKTDYFIEYVKRYTDSPFLVELEQEGDHYKPGRLIRANRVQQYRDISNGEWKFLCLDEASGNLVTPKGTVGYRWDEEKGKWNLKYENGTDDKPYDPALTLLGKSDDVLQVQYEEFGLNVKTLRSVPVKFIETTDGKKIAAATIYDVIMGHYGVGRGLPGDYPKDYDDKKAAYTPAWQEIFTGIGRKTVIKFAREWADTAEATQGKCMVIVGAAINHWFHGNLMYRASIMAQMLTGCNGKNGGGMNHYVGQEKLAPVDSWGTIMSGKDWQGANRFQQAPIWHYINSDQWRYDNNQKIYNNIPENASQLANMHTADWVVKSVRNGWMPFYPQYNKSNLDIVKDARANGAKDEKEIVDYVVGQLKSKQLLHSVVDPDDPVNFPRVWFIWRGNALMSSAKGHEYMLNHYLGTHHNDIADEVAGESVHDIIFRESAPSGKMDLVVDINFRMDTSALYSDIVLPTASWYEKADLNSTDLHSFIHPLSEAIPPVWEAKTDWQIFQAIAKKVSDMARTHLPEPVTDLVNLPLTHDSADEITQPRLLDWSKGECEPVPGKTMHKMKLVERDYKLIYQKYISLGEGVAKNGLGAHGNHYMCDDVYGEMLERRSHIRQFDGKEYPSLREDVEAANAVLTLSTLTNGKLNYRAFQNMEKKTGLALADLGEGLKDVRTDYKDLQAQPRRYNTSPVWSGLMNNGRAYAAYTYNVDKLVPWRTLTGRQHFYLDHDGYIMFGEHLPTYKPSPTPEVYGDLRKTVNDGKAKMLNCLTPHGKWHIHSTYGDTLRMLTLSRGMEPCWINEEDAVQIGIKDNDWVEVYNDHGVYCTRACVSARIPRGVCIVYHSPERTYSVPKSQVRGNRRAGGHNSFTRVHLKPNLLVGGYGQFSYHFNYWGPVGANRDTHVLVRKMEKVEF